Within Bacteroidales bacterium, the genomic segment CGGATCAATCATTAAAGTTTGATACCAATTACCAGGATATCATCTGTCTGATGATTATTTCCACGCCAATTTAAATGGGTATCATCCAATAACTGTAATTGTTTTTCCAAATCTTCTCCGGAAACCAATGTCAACAGGCTTTTAAAACGTTTTGTTTTGAATTTTTCCTGATCAACGGAATCAAACTGATCCACATAGCCATCAGAAAATAAATAGATCATGTCACCTCTTCTGTAAGAAATATATCTTTCGGTAAAAGGCTGATCCTGCCGTTCATCCACGCCAATGGTCATCTTATCGGCTTTGATTTCAGTCAACTCATGTTCACGGATGAGGTATAACGGGTTTTTGGCTCCTGAAAATCTGATTTCCTGCCTGGCCTGATCAATGATCACCAAAGCGATATCCATCCCATTCCGCACATGGGAAGTAGATCCTTCCGGATTGAGCAACCGGATAATGTCTTCCCGGAGTTTGTTCAGAATGACATCACTATGGGGAATTTCTGTCTCTCCTACGATTTTATTCAATGAAGAGATGCCTAACATACTGACAACAGCACCCGAAACACCATGTCCGGTACAATCTGCCGCAACAACAATCGTATACTGTCCCTTCTGCGTCATCCAGTAAAAATCGCCGCTCACGATATCAAAAGGACGATACAAAATAAAGTTATCCGGAAGAATCTGATTGATATACTCCAGGGGAGGTAAGACCGCTCTTTGTACAAGGCTTGCCGAATTGATACCATCTGTAATTTCCTTATTTTGCTGTACGATTTTATCCCATTGTTCGGACAGTTTTGCATTGGCCTTTTTTTTCTGAACATTGTTACGGTACAATAAAAAAGCAATCATACAGATCAACAATATCCCAAATGTCAGCACAATCACAAAACCCCGTAACATGCGGTTACGTTGCATTTGTTGTTTCTGAAAAACTTTGGCTTCGTACTGCATATACATTTGAGTAAAAGCCTTTGTCTTCTCCTGAGCATTATAATTTAACTCTTCGGAAATGAATGCAGCCGATTCATAATCCGGGATTGCATCGTTAAAACGCAACAGTCCGGAATATGTCCTGGAACGATTGATCAGTGCCCGGGCCTGCATTTCTTCCAAACCCGACCGTTCAGCGATCTCAATGGATTTCCCGAAATAGAAAAGTGCTGAGTCCGGCTTCTGGATGATGTTCATATAATCTCCCAGTGAATAATAGGCTTCCGCAAGTAAACGTTTGTTTTCCGGCCATTTCCGGGCTATACCCAATGTCTCACGATAGTAACGGCCGGCTTTTTCTATCTCGCCCATATCTATATAAGTAAGCCCCATGTTGTACATAGGTACCAATATATCCGGACTATTCGTTTGCCTGTAAAGAATCTCGCT encodes:
- a CDS encoding tetratricopeptide repeat protein; translation: MLRRINICLVLMLLVSCSDEDVDNSDGSSEDDSLRFYLREYSRHIDSFPDSAFVAAGEALRLSHETEPGQSTMFDIFYALGRSAEKTGQYDIAIAYFYKAIEFTKGVDISLLATAYNHIGQIAFRQGKYNIAMEYFPKALEIRIAQKDIEGQASSYKNIGSVYQVEWKYKEAEEHYLRSLQNYMEIGSIEGQAACYNNLGGLYTDQGVYDRALEYYHKSEILYRQTNSPDILVPMYNMGLTYIDMGEIEKAGRYYRETLGIARKWPENKRLLAEAYYSLGDYMNIIQKPDSALFYFGKSIEIAERSGLEEMQARALINRSRTYSGLLRFNDAIPDYESAAFISEELNYNAQEKTKAFTQMYMQYEAKVFQKQQMQRNRMLRGFVIVLTFGILLICMIAFLLYRNNVQKKKANAKLSEQWDKIVQQNKEITDGINSASLVQRAVLPPLEYINQILPDNFILYRPFDIVSGDFYWMTQKGQYTIVVAADCTGHGVSGAVVSMLGISSLNKIVGETEIPHSDVILNKLREDIIRLLNPEGSTSHVRNGMDIALVIIDQARQEIRFSGAKNPLYLIREHELTEIKADKMTIGVDERQDQPFTERYISYRRGDMIYLFSDGYVDQFDSVDQEKFKTKRFKSLLTLVSGEDLEKQLQLLDDTHLNWRGNNHQTDDILVIGIKL